A genomic segment from Aegilops tauschii subsp. strangulata cultivar AL8/78 chromosome 1, Aet v6.0, whole genome shotgun sequence encodes:
- the LOC141023341 gene encoding uncharacterized protein, producing MQYEVRYVAISTYYHDYLGVKMTKEEARRMGITLERDEFLAVCPNWCYGKDESWAALVDLWCDEAGAWAAMRVKNKANQGKEGVHAQGNRNHYLHKAVNEEKLKRPLSHMQAWEIAHTRKDPKPGEPKYYGKKTAHRKKAYSDGYLALHPDTPDPIAADLDERVVVGMGPKEHGWEAVLDAVITPTISYTQLHRIDPTLSQRTSTRMSSAPSLSLFQEQQTAYMEYTRQETMAWHDRLHAYHQQRDREMQHAFQEMAAGRYPQWPSAEGPPAQPVLLTFEEFVAQNAGPSPGTGASTVGGGLRSTPETRSPTTPIHGGGGGRGGGLGGSAAASSDDLGFGGLGGDDLRGARRPGA from the exons ATGCAGTACGAGGTGCGCTATGTGGCCATCTCGACATACTACCACGACTATcttggtgtgaagatgaccaaggaagaagcgcggaggatgggcattaccttggagagggacgagttcttggcg gtgtgtccaaattggtgttatggaaaagacgagtcctgggcggcattggtggatctttggtgtgatgaggctggagcctgggcggctatgagagtcaaaaacaaggctaaccaagggaaggagggagtacatgctcagggaaaccgaaaccactatctccacaaggcagttaat GAGGAGAAACTGAAGCGGCCGCTCTCACACATGCAGGCGTGGGAGATCGCCCATACGCGGAAGGACCCCAAGCCTGGCGAGCCCAAGTACTACGGCAAGAAGACCGCGCATAGGAAGAAGGCCTACTCCGATGGGTATCTGGCGTTACATCCTGACACACCTGACCCCATTGCGGCGGATCTGGACGAAAGGGTGGTGGTGGGCATGGGGCCGAAGGAGCACGGTTGGGAGGCGGTTCTCGATGCTGTGATCACTCCTACTATCTCCTACACACAGCTCCATCGGATCGACCCGACCCTGAGCCAGCGCACGAGCACGCGCATGAGCAGTGCACCGTCACTGTCCCTCTTTCAGGAGCAGCAAACT GCCTACATGGAGTACACACGccaggagaccatggcgtggcaCGACCGCCTTCATGCATACCATCAGCAGAGGGATCGCGAGATGCAGCACGCTTTTCAGGAAATGGCGGCCGGCAGGTATCCTCAATGGCCATCAGCAGAGGGTCCTCCAGCACAACCAGTGCTGCTGACCTTTGAGGAGTTTGTGGCACAGAACGCTGGCCCCTCGCCG GGAACAGGTGCATCTACCGTTGGCGGTGGTCTTCGCAGCACTCCCGAGACACGGAGCCCGACCACTCCGAtccacggaggcggaggcggacgTGGAGGCGGTCTTGGCGGTAGCGCTGCCGCTAGCAGTGACGACCTGGGCTTCGGCGGTCTTGGCGGTGACGACCTCCGCGGTGCTCGACGTCCTGGCGCTTAA
- the LOC109742352 gene encoding uncharacterized protein, which translates to MPPPGSRGRGRGRHGRPSLPAEQRQDHFARDGAPQTRATGRPLWGVSGSGRAGHACGSADHGLSRPGRSEGRSRRRLGSAPCQEHGPAQLRREPSVSHLNKLLSTTTFMESSTLGSPILARTPTDWPMTFYIRIDRRGSFHTYPDVGGPFRKLQEVHNAIDRYLEDRRHPTMFKEQDGVSLMDIAIREAMYWPDGSRRNGPKSQMIEESHSEMRLLVQVLVDKYNDDHNRFGDLAHELKDVMKYQYISEGHGYYHFNFTTKTKRADAFGCGTNNLFFVEVEVKFVNEEDEKLVVSCFCMVKPNDNGHCYGCVNNGSVRMKHPNNAAAYTGGHLDLPSGCCCSGDWIDYDEDEKAEEDNIRYMFKGMDDPEFLKEFLTLPPGATPIV; encoded by the exons ATGCCGCCCCCTGGAAGTCGCGGACGCGGACGCGGACGCCACGGCCGGCCCAGCCTACCTGCGGAGCAGCGTCAGGATCACTTTGCCCGGGACGGCGCACCACAGACCCGTGCCACGGGCAGGCCGTTATGGGGAGTCTCTGGGTCTGGCCGCGCCGGCCACGCCTGCGGCAGCGCCGACCATGGCCTCTCCCGCCCTGGCCGCTCCGAAGGACGCTCCCGCCGTCGGCTTGGCTCTGCACC GTGTCAGGAACATGGACCTGCACAATTGCGACGAGAACCGTCTGTCTCGCACTTAAATAAGTTGCTGAGCACTACAACATTTATGGAATCCTCGACTCTTGGGTCGCCAATTCTGGCCCGGACACCTACTGATTGGCCGATGACCTTCTATATCAGAATTGATCGCAGGGGGTCTTTCCATACATATCCTGATGTGGGTGGGCCATTTAGGAAATTGCAAGAAGTTCACAATGCTATTGATCGCTATCTTGAGGACCGCCGGCATCCAACAAT GTTCAAGGAGCAAGATGGGGTTTCTCTAATGGACATTGCTATACGAGAGGCTATGTACTGGCCTGATGGCAGTAGGAGGAACGGCCCAAAATCACAAATGATTGAAGAAAGCCATAGTGAAATGCGTTTATTAGTTCAAGTTTTAGTGGACAAGTATAATGATGATCACAACCGTTTTGGG GATCTAGCACATGAACTGAAAGATGTTATGAAGTACCAATATATCTCCGAGGGCCATGGGTACTATCATTTCAATTTCACTACGAAGACTAAAAGAGCTGATGCTTTTGGATGTGGCACCAACAATCTATTCTTTGTCGAAGTCGAAGTCAAATTTGTGAATGAAGAAGATGAAAAATTGGTTGTCAGCTGTTTCTGTATGGTTAAACCTAATGATAATG GCCACTGCTATGGTTGTGTAAATAATGGAAGTGTTCGTATGAAGCACCCCAACAATGCTGCTGCATACACTGGCGGTCACTTGGATTTGCCATCTGGATGTTGTTGTAGTGGAGACTGGATCGACTACGATGAGGAT GAGAAAGCTGAGGAGGATAATATACGATATATGTTCAAG GGCATGGATGATCCAGAGTTCCTGAAGGAATTCTTAACACTCCCACCTGGTGCAACACCTATCGTGTAA